Genomic segment of Longimicrobium sp.:
GTAGGCTACGTCCGGCAGGAAGTAGGTGGGATGGCCGGTGCTCTTGACCATCACCCGGTCCTTGTCGTCGCCGTACTCCGTCGTCCGCAGCCAGAGCGCGCCGTCCTTTTCGTAGACCAGCCCCGTCTCGCGCAGCCGCCGGATGGTGTCTTCCACCGCGCCGCCGCCGTACAGCGACGATTCCAGGAAGAAGGTGTCGAACTTCACCCGGAAGCCCTCGAGGTCGCGGTTCTGCTCCTCGCGCAGCACCTTCACCGCGTACCGCCGCATCTCGTCGAGCGCGTCGGATGACTCGTCGCCACGCCAGCGGTCGCCGTGCTCCGCCGCCAGCGACTGGGCGATCTCGCCGACGTAGCCGCCGTGGTAGCCGTCCTCCGGGAACGCCACGTCGTTGCCGACCGCCTGCTGGTACCGCGCCCAAACGCTGCGGGCCAACCGGGCAATCTGCTCGCCCGCGTCGTTGTAGTAGTATTCGCGTTCGACGGCCCACCCGTCCCACGCCAGCAGCTCGGCGACGGCGTCGCCCATCGCCGCCTGGCGCCCGTGCCCGATGTGCAGCGGGCCCGTGGGGTTGGCGGAAACGAACTCCACGTTCACCGCCTTCCCCTGCCCCGCGTTCGACCGGCCGTACGCATCGCCTTCGCTGACGATGCGCACCAGGCCGTCGCGCAGGTAGTCGCTGGAGAGGCGGAAGTTGATGAAGCCCGGCCCGGCCACCTCGGCCGAGCGAATGCCGGCGGCGGACGCGTCGATGCGCCCCACCAGCTCGTCGGCGATCTGGCGCGGCGCCTTGCGCAGCGGCTTGGCCAGCGCGAGGGCGACGTTGGTGGCCCAATCGCCGTGCTCCGGGTTGCGCGGGCGCTCCAGGACGATGGCGCCCGGCTCGCTTACGCCCATCTCGCCCAGGGCGCGGGCGATTTCCCGCTGCAGCTTTTCTACCGGCATCTACTCGCTCTTGGGTGCCGGCTTGGGCTCGGCCTTGGGGGCCGCGGCGGCGGTATCGGCTGCCTTGGTCTCGGTGGACGGCTTGGTCTCGGCGGGCTTTGCGCCCCCGTCGCTTTCGGCGGCCTTCGTGTAGCCCTCGCCGCGCTGGTAATCGGGGATGTAGAAGCCGCTTCCCGTGAAGACGAGCCCGGCGCCCGCGGAAATGCGGCGTTGCGCCGGCTTGCCGCACGCCGGGCAGTCGGCGACGGGCTCGTCGGACATCTTCTGGAACTTCTCGAAGTCGTTGCCGCACTCGGGGCAGCGATACTCGTACGTCGGCATCGGTATTTCGGT
This window contains:
- the argS gene encoding arginine--tRNA ligase, with product MPVEKLQREIARALGEMGVSEPGAIVLERPRNPEHGDWATNVALALAKPLRKAPRQIADELVGRIDASAAGIRSAEVAGPGFINFRLSSDYLRDGLVRIVSEGDAYGRSNAGQGKAVNVEFVSANPTGPLHIGHGRQAAMGDAVAELLAWDGWAVEREYYYNDAGEQIARLARSVWARYQQAVGNDVAFPEDGYHGGYVGEIAQSLAAEHGDRWRGDESSDALDEMRRYAVKVLREEQNRDLEGFRVKFDTFFLESSLYGGGAVEDTIRRLRETGLVYEKDGALWLRTTEYGDDKDRVMVKSTGHPTYFLPDVAYHVSKWERGFQRAINVQGADHHGTTARVRAGLRALGLPAGYPEYVLHQMVLVMRGGQEVKFSKRAGDYVTMRELYDEVGVDVARYFFLMRRAEAQLTFDLDLALEQSDRNPVYKVQYAHARMWSIFRRAEVDPATLDAKSADLSQLSHESEAELAKLLLRFPEEVHLSAEAHTPHAICAYLEEVAGAVNSWYHAGNRDATLRVIGAEVTPEQSRARLVLARAVQVVLRNGLAVLGISAPERMDRAEAADTVETAEAA
- a CDS encoding zinc ribbon domain-containing protein; translated protein: MPTYEYRCPECGNDFEKFQKMSDEPVADCPACGKPAQRRISAGAGLVFTGSGFYIPDYQRGEGYTKAAESDGGAKPAETKPSTETKAADTAAAAPKAEPKPAPKSE